From the genome of Glycine soja cultivar W05 chromosome 14, ASM419377v2, whole genome shotgun sequence:
TTCTAGTTCTTGATTAACTTCATCTTCAGACAAAGTTATTTCAACTTTGAACATTCTAATCGAAGCCCTTACCATCAGAATCTAGACATTTTCAGCATAATTGGCTTGGACTTGGCAAGGGTCAGTGTCCACCTACATTGGTTTCTCTTCAAACTTTAGTCTTCCTTCATCAATAGCTTTTTGAATCATATCTCCGAAATGTAAACAACTATTAGTTCAATTTCCATAGACATTGTGAATTTTGCAacatatttttcctttcattgcTCAAATGGAGGAATTTTATGATAATCACTAAGTGCAGTTTATTTATCTTTCGACAATACATCAAAAATCTTATCAGCCTTAGTGATGTCAaaactatattttgaatttgtaaatttatgcttttcctttggttttaacatttgacaAATGTAAGGAAGACCTAGTTGTAATTAtgcaaaatatatatcattttcccATTATCAAAATCTACATCTTggaaatttacaaaattatcataatcatTATATGTTTCTACATATGCAACCTTTTCCTTCCTATCTTTGTCAAATTTCTTGTTCCTTTCtttctcatattttatttgttcaatccttcttactttttttatcaattgtgCCATATCCCTAATTTGTTGATTCACTAActtcttacaaataaaaaattctaggCCTGCAATAGCCATTCTAACCAATTTATGTTCAGGAATTTGTGTATAACATCTAATTTTCATATGCTTGAATCTATTTAGATAATCCTCAATCGATtcactattaaatattttcaagtgGTCAAATCGATCAAACTAATTCAAGTTTCTTCTCTAAAGAAATGTTCATGAAACATTCTTTCGAGTGGATCCCAAGTATAAATCGAATTTGAGGGAAAAGTAGTGAACCTAGTGAATGCACTTTTTGTCAAAGAACTAGGAAAATATTTCATCTTAAGGAATTCATCTATGGTCAAATCATCACATTCAATTTGGTATCGAGTTACATGTTCTACAATAGATTCCCCTAATTCTCCTACAAATTTCAAGAATTTTGGGATTATATAACCCCTTGGTAACTAAAATTGTAACACataatcaagaaaaatataaacaaaataaggtTGAGGAAGCCATGTCTATTCAAGacttattttatcatttgatcAATTTATGGGTTTTGAAGAACATCATGGCTCAGCCTAACATTATGGATGTTTTCCCCTTAAGTAATTGATTTCATTACACATTGAGCAAAACTTCATCAACATTTTGGTTTCTATTGACTAATAAAGGATTTAGAACAACTAATTGTCTTCCTTCATTTGCTTATCTTGTCTGAGGATTTCCTAGATCATTTTGATTATTCTTGACTAGTTGTTCATTTATTGAAATTTCACGTATTATTGATCTATTGGTAGACTAATTTCTAGAATTAGCCAAGACATCTCCAATTCGAGTCAAAATTTGATTCATTTGTTGATAACTTTCATTGGTAGTTTTCAACATAGGATTCAGAATCGATGCAATATGATTGGTTAAAGTATTAATCATTTCATGATTACTATAATCAATTTGTTGTCTAAATATTGTCAAAGTTTCATTAGAAACTCCAGTCAAAATCATACTATCATCACCTGTTATCCTATCTTCAATAGGAATGCCCATATTTCTTAGTTGTCCAACATTATAATTATGACTACTGCCCCAAAGTTCCAAATGGCTATTTTTTCTCCTACTGACCATAATAGGTGGAATAACATGTTGACTTTGAGGAATAGGCATATTCACTTGTACAATATTCATATTATTCAACAAAGGTGGCATACCCATGGTCTTATAGTCGAAAATGGTGAAGTATTGGTAGTTGCTATTATATTGCTTTGTGGCAAAGTGACTTCGACAACAAATGTCTGAACTTGTGAACACATCACTTCTTCACCCATTGCATTAATAACATCATTGTTTAGCTGACTCACAACCAGGATAACTTCATTGTTTATCCTAATAGATGGAattgtttgattttgttcatgattgttattattgttagaactgcttgtattattattattattattattattattattattattgttgttgttgttgttgttgttgttgttgttgttgtttttatgatgatttCTTTGACTATTTCTTGAAGTTGTCATCCTACCATTTCTTAATAACATGCAATTCTTCCTAAGATTTGTTCTTAAAATCGGAAGTTATGGCAACTTAGTCCCCCCGAGCATGTGTTaatcatgaaaattataaataagtttttgaaaatattttatatttctaagaatttaattttcaatagtgattctattaacaaataaatgtttaagATTCAgacataaaattcattttcaattttaagttcTTTTTTGTTGAACAAACAATTATGGTTTTCATCTTAAGAGAATTATCTAAGTATTGGTGAAAATAGTGATATCCATAGTAAAGTGTTTTATATAAATAGTTTCTCTAACAATTCCAATAGTAACAGTTGAAAACGTTGAATGACACATATGAGATAAGCAACAAAAAACTATTGACTTTATTggagaaaagataaaaatagactttcaaatcaatatttaaataaaataataagaaaatataagaaaagtgagaaaaaataaTGGGTTCAACCACATAAAAATAAGaggtataaatattaaaataagggGTATACATTTATTTATCTTCACATAAAAAATAAGCAAGGGAGTGCAAACATATAAAATTAGGGGGTGTAGAACATAAAATTTTGACACAAATATAAGTAACTTTATTAAAATGTAGTGCATTTATCCATCCTCAAATATATACAAGTGGGTCCGCCCTTGGGTACAAGAAAAGATAATCAAGTTATTTTATCAATATGACAAGTTAGTAAATAACATTTAATGCTCTAACATTCACTTTCTTTCTCTAAAGAAGATAAAAGATGATAATTACAATGTTCTTCAACAACTATTTTTGAAAGACAGTCTAACAATACTAGAGTACTTGAAGGAACTTAATCTAAGTATAATAAATGTTATCTTATCTCTTTCTAAGTATAAATATGAGTGAAAAGGCTTGAATTATAACTTGTTTACTCCTTTGAAAGATGAAGTAGTATGTGAACCTTAGCCATACCTTTTCTAAGTCAAAAGGGGTGAAAGCCTAAGAAGGCTTTGTGGTGTGAAGAATACCTAGTATTTTGCTTGGAAAAACAAGTTAAAGAACACTCAATTGTAAAGTCTAGGAAGGTTAAgtgtaaaaaatacttataacttaTTTGTGGTCAGGAaaattttagaatatatttgatttaaaatagaaaaatagatttttttaattaaaataaaatataaaaggagtaagtttcatgaaataaagtatacaaatttttttgtatattatttctCTCCTTGATGCACATTTTTAGTGATTTAGGCATAGGTTTGGACATAGTATTGAGTTGGTGAAGAAGGGGTATAAAAACCTTTGTGTTTGATAGATAAATAaggtaataaaagtaaataacttAGGACATTCTCAGTTctctaattttcattttttcaaagaatttttataaatagaatagtttgtttttattgtatttcattTGATCCCATCCTGTGGGAATTCGGAAGGGATAAAATAAAGCGTGGCATTTTTTCTTACACAAAGACACccaaatctctctctctctctctgtcatCTTCTCAAGTTTTTAACAATGGCGGCAGTGTTAGAAGCGCCATTCGCAAccccatttttttcttcaaagcctCACCACACTAATCTCCCTCCCTCCAAGTTTCACACTTTCCCCTCAAAACCCATCTCTCTCACCCTTCGCAGTACCCACTCTCATTCTTGTGCCGCACATGCTTCTCCTTCTCCCCCTCAAGACCCGAACCCGAGCATCGAGCCCGACTCTGACCCGAACCGAGATCGCCGGAGAATCGTTCGGGTCGCCTGGGAGAAGATCGTGCGCTGGTCCAGGTCTTGGCGCTCCAAGGCCAACACCGACGTCCTCCAACGCACAAAAAAGGTCACActttatttcaaattataataattctaatcaaataaaaaataaaatatcacacACACGTTTGAAAATATCCAACACACATTTTTGGTTTCACGTATATGTGTGTTTTTGGAAACAATCCTGTTCACCAATGGCGGTTGAGTCTAGCGGAAGGAACAGAATTGTCTCTGAAGAAGGAGACATgtgggaaacaaaaaaaaagaagaggaaacaatCGTGTTGGAGACACTATCAGCTGGAGTcgttatgattataattaaattaaaaaataaagaaaatttgaatcTTGGTAATGTGATATGGTGTTTTATGAATCTTGATACAATGTGAtagtgtttggttggtttctttttttgtgtgtgttgtgAGGTACACTACTgagattgttatttttttttttttggttgaggAAAGGTGGTTGTGCTTGGAGGAGGGTCGTTTGGGACGGCAATGGCTGCACATGTGGCAAACAGGAAGGCTGAGTTAGAGGTGAACATGCTGCTTCGGGACCCTCAAGTTTGCTTGTCTATCAATGAGAAGCATAGGAATTGGTAACCATTTTGTCTGTGCTCATAATCTGCACAATTACAGGTTAACTTGTGGGTTGTGATCATCTAATTTCGTCGTCGCAATCTGTTTTAGGTGACTGTTTTGTGTTTTCTGTTTGGCAGTAACTACTTCCCGGATCACAGGCTGCCGGAAAACGTAGTTGCAACGACTGATGCAAAATCTGCTTTGCTTGGTGCGGATTACTGCCTCCATGCAGTGCCTGTTCAGGTCATTTGagtttgttgtttattttttactttaatcattctgtattattattattagtagtaaGTAGGtcttatttgaataaatttctctgtaaatatttatagaagaaaataagaaacaaaatgaaTCAAACTTCTTTCATAAGTTAAAAGCAACTATTTTGGCTCTGTTTGAATAAACTTTATCTATAAGTGCCTatagatgagaaaaaaaatgaatcaagcTTGTttgataagttaaaatcaacttatgtcTCTCGGTTTTTGGAGCTAGATGAAAgaacttttataaaagttagactgcataagttgattttaacttatgggaGAAGTTTAACGcattttaccttcttattttcttcttttataagtgTTTATGGGAGAAGTTTATTCTAGAAAGGCAGTAAGCTGTAAGCCTGCAATAGTAGTAGTGGTGGTAATAATTGATGCTTCATTAAGTTTGAATCTTAGCGGTCAAATAAAATACATATGATGAATCCTGACATCTGACATTTGTGAAAGATGTGACTGAGTATGTTGCTGAGTATTTGTTTCTGCTATTGCAGTTCAGTGCATCATTTCTTGAGAGTGTTGCTGAGTATGTTGATCCAGGCTTGCCATTCATATCTCTCAGTAAAGGCCTAGAGCTGAATACATTGaggatgatggctcaaattatTCCTCAAGCACTACGAAATCCTCGCCAGCCTTTTGTTGCACTATCGGGGCCTTCTTTTGCTCTGGAGTTGATGGATAAGTTACCCACAGGTGACAATGATGTTGCTACTCGCGCATGTGGTTTTTGTTCCTTTAAATATATCTATGTGGAAAGTTAGTCAATTTTATCTTTTGGTTCCATTTTCTAATAACAGCAATGGTGGTGGCatcaaaagacaaaaaattgGCAAATACCGTTCAGCAACTACTCGCTTCAAGTCATTTAAGAATCAGCACATCAAGGTAGATGACCATCAGTGGATTCATACATGAAATTGAATTTCATATGTAAATGATTTGCTTTCATTTCTGTCTGGATTTCAATTCACCCTTCTGAACTAGTATGTCTTTCTTGTTAGCTTACTCATTCTCACCTATTTTTATTATGCCCCAGCTTCTGCTTCTGTTTCTGCTTAATGTATGGTATGTTGAATATGTACAGATATTGATGCAGACGTTCAGCTTGTAATCTCTGATAACTCCAGTGATGTTACAGGAGTTGAAATAGCAGGTGCACTCAAGAACGTGCTTGCAATAGCAGCTGGGATGGTAGAAGGTATGAATCTTGGTAACAACTCAATGGCTGCTCTTGTCTCGCAAGGGTGTTCAGAGATACGGTGGCTTGCAACAAAGGTAATTGACTTCTATTAAATCAATTCGTAGAATTTTTTGCAAATGCTAGAAACTGTCCCCTTCCTTTTTCTGTATGTAATCAATCATTCCATTGAGGACTAAATTGGTTACCTCTTGAATTGCTGTCTACTATCAACAACAATCTGACTAACTGTAGGTGCAATGCTGTATGCAACATCTAATTTGCAGAAGGCATAGAATATACTACATATAATGATTAGCACAAAATGAAGAATAGTGTTCTGATGCTTTATAGCTATTTCAATGGTTGGAGGTCTTGGTTTTGATGAtgttgtatatatttatttcacCTTAATACATAATAGTAGACACCCTCTATTGGTGTACACATGCACATTCACTTTCCGTTAGTGGCTCCATTTAACATATAAAGTGAATTCTGCCTATCTTGTTTCTCTTCCCCCAATTATCTTTTGAAGATGGGAGCAAAGCCAACTACAATAACAGGACTGTCAGGAACAGGAGACATAATGCTTACATGTTTTGTGAATCTTTCAAGAAACAGAACAGTTGGTGTGCGACTTGGATCAGGCGAGAAGCTTGAGAACATACTTAGTTCAATGAATCAGGTATCTATAAACTTTCCAAGTGCGCCTGGTCATTCCTGAAATTCTCGCAAGTGGCAGAGTTACTGACGTGTGTATACCTACTCTGTGCAGGTAGCAGAAGGTGTTTCCACTGCTGGAGCTGTGATTGCTTTGGCACAGAAATATAATGTAAAGTTGCCGGTCTTGACAGCAGTTGCTCGTATTATCGACAATGAACTTACCCCTAAGAAAGCTGTTTTTGAGTTAATGAGCCTCCCTCAGGTTATTCTGACCCTCCTTTCAGAAGAACTATGTTGGTTTTATATTGAGTTTACGAATTTGATTGATGACAATCTCTCATTATAGGTTGAAGAAGTATGAAACCTCCCTGCACAATTGCACATCCCTTATCTACCAGCTGCTTTTTAACTGCTGCTTGTAAGACATTCGAGTACTCAATTCTTTTCACCATTAAGTCTTGGtgagtaaaattttatatagttGGGGTTGCCCCATACAGTTACTAGAATTTGAAAAATGTGTAGTTTCTAGACAAGGCATAATCTCACCTCAATATATACTTCTTTATTTGGAACCACAAATGTGCATCATTCTAATGAATGTGATTTGTTTGTGCAACTACTTGGCATCTGTGCTCTTTAATATGAATGTTTTGGTTTATATGAGAACTAAGGAGCTTAAGATACTCTTTAATATGAATGTTTTGGTTAATATAGAGAACTAAGAGGTTACAAAATCGTTGCCAGAGTTGGTGATTTTGTCTTGACTTTTCGTGAAGCCATTGTCTAATTTAAACTTTGTATGTAGCAAAAGCATATGTACTtgtattttatctatattatgAGCGATACATGCATAAGATTCGGTAATTCAATAATTTCTCCGACCGGTAGAATATCTTATTGGTAGCCTCATACttcaacacatttttttaaacttatttgttatatatttttttgaggaaaatattatttgttatattattgactgaatttattagaatttttttttgggtctcattttttatttaatgagttcTAGATTTGGCagcttttaataaattttaatgaataatagAGAATGTATTAAGAGTGTGATAAAGAGGGTTGTTAATCCATTTTTGCTTTTCACATGCCAATGATAAAGGAAACTTCTCTCTTTTTTGAATTCTATGCACTCTATTTTGTTACAATGATTATTCAAAATGTTGTGGATAGACTTCGTTGAATAATCTGATTGACAATGACCGACTCTTAAAATTATAGCACTTGCAGTAATAAGTAATAACAATCTTttccaattaaaatattttgtagaaAACGGTTTCTATGATTGAGATGAGATTGGTATGTGTTACAAAGATGGAATTTTTTAAAGAACTTGTGATGAGAATCTCGTAATGACAAGCACAAATTTATTTCACAAGTTGAGAACAGGACCTTCATGGAAACAACAGCAATTCATATTTAGCATCTTTGTAGTAGAGTCTGTAATATGAACACCA
Proteins encoded in this window:
- the LOC114383714 gene encoding glycerol-3-phosphate dehydrogenase [NAD(+)] 2, chloroplastic-like — protein: MAAVLEAPFATPFFSSKPHHTNLPPSKFHTFPSKPISLTLRSTHSHSCAAHASPSPPQDPNPSIEPDSDPNRDRRRIVRVAWEKIVRWSRSWRSKANTDVLQRTKKVVVLGGGSFGTAMAAHVANRKAELEVNMLLRDPQVCLSINEKHRNCNYFPDHRLPENVVATTDAKSALLGADYCLHAVPVQFSASFLESVAEYVDPGLPFISLSKGLELNTLRMMAQIIPQALRNPRQPFVALSGPSFALELMDKLPTAMVVASKDKKLANTVQQLLASSHLRISTSSDVTGVEIAGALKNVLAIAAGMVEGMNLGNNSMAALVSQGCSEIRWLATKMGAKPTTITGLSGTGDIMLTCFVNLSRNRTVGVRLGSGEKLENILSSMNQVAEGVSTAGAVIALAQKYNVKLPVLTAVARIIDNELTPKKAVFELMSLPQVEEV